A DNA window from Calliphora vicina chromosome 1, idCalVici1.1, whole genome shotgun sequence contains the following coding sequences:
- the LOC135964312 gene encoding uncharacterized protein LOC135964312, whose amino-acid sequence MFILLYYLPNFVRGQGGCQILMYKNEKFVKNRKTDTRTYWICSKKNATICRARIVTGRDAYGLERIFQYNCKHNHTPKNLHSKLKTIRKDKKGFVISSVTSLNKINKKKNSKKINQP is encoded by the exons atgtttattttactttatt atctaccaaattttgttagagGCCAAGGAGGTTGtcagatattgatgtataagAATGAAAAATTTGTAAAGAATCGTAAAACTGATACCCGAACATATTGGATTTGTTCGAAAAAG AACGCAACAATTTGTCGGGCACGCATTGTTACTGGTCGTGATGCATATGGCTTGGAACGTATATTCCAATATAATTGCAAACACAACCATACACCCAAAAATCTTCATTCCAAACTTAAAACCATCAGGAAGGACAAAAAGGGTTTTGTTATATCAAGTGTTAcgtcattaaataaaattaataaaaagaaaaattccaAGAAAATTAACCAGCCTTag
- the pre-mod(mdg4)-T gene encoding modifier of mdg4 — MKLVVDGHHFRYSFRKGKYTIFQCCYKENKEECLVRVVTDQKLVYPLDGEHIHFVQATDKSVTSVKFTPGKEPEPNVVTITEVQDIEPTQPEHVALNIGDLIPQPIQTNVKEENTPAQETLEFTTELVMVGQKSPTENKSKEVTSTEDPNEFREKIKKRLQKALLGKKKQ, encoded by the coding sequence ATGAAATTAGTGGTGGATGGTCATCACTTCCGATATTCATTCCGCAAGGGTAAATATACTATATTCCAGTGTtgctacaaagaaaacaaggaGGAATGCTTAGTACGTGTTGTTACCGATCAAAAGCTAGTTTATCCTTTGGATGGCGAACACATACATTTCGTACAGGCCACTGACAAAAGTGTGACATCAGTAAAATTTACACCCGGTAAAGAACCCGAGCCAAACGTTGTTACCATAACAGAGGTACAAGACATCGAACCGACCCAGCCAGAACATGTTGCATTAAATATTGGAGATTTGATTCCACAACCAATACAGACCAAtgttaaagaagaaaatactCCAGCTCAGGAAACATTAGAATTTACGACTGAATTGGTGATGGTTGGCCAAAAGTCTCCGACGGAGAATAAATCTAAGGAAGTTACCTCAACTGAAGATCCCAATGAATTTcgtgagaaaattaaaaaacgttTGCAAAAAGCATTGCTAGGCAAAAAGAAACAataa
- the LOC135964313 gene encoding uncharacterized protein LOC135964313, producing the protein MQHVRNCGPQLFIISRKGGTLLAINDFIYRSNLKRYGPMGDKVYWECIHNRSKKCRSRLKTIGDDLYVTNDIHNHSEDAERIELARRSGMLIYKKFSAIGQLPNKSQF; encoded by the exons ATGCAACACGTCCGTAATTGTGGTCCCCAATTGTTCATCATCAGCCGCAAGGGGGGCACATTACTGGCCATTAATGATTTCATTTATAGATCTAATTTAAAAAGATATGGTCCAATGGGAGATAAGGTTTACTGGGAATGTATACACAATCGTTCAAAAAAATGTCGCAGTCGTTTGAAAACTATTGGCGATGATCTGTATGTAACAAATG ataTTCACAATCATTCCGAAGATGCCGAACGTATTGAGTTGGCGCGAAGATCGGGTATGTTGATCTACAAAAAATTCAGTGCAATTGGTCAGTTACCAAACAAATCACAATTTTAA
- the pre-mod(mdg4)-Y gene encoding uncharacterized protein pre-mod(mdg4)-Y — MKLEQKKSNYDNLNVSFTRSVRGNNLLTINGKNYTLNRRIKDACYWECVKVRCKYTKCSARVITKYNRIASLRGQHNHN; from the coding sequence ATGAAACTGGAAcagaaaaaatcaaattatgataaTCTTAATGTAAGTTTTACACGTAGCGTACGTGGTAATAATTTGCTAACAATAAATGGTAAAAACTATACCTTAAATCGTCGCATAAAAGATGCCTGCTACTGGGAATGTGTGAAAGTACGATGCAAATATACAAAATGCTCAGCACGAGTTATAACAAAATACAATCGTATTGCCTCCTTAAGAGGACAACATAATCATAATTAA
- the pre-mod(mdg4)-X gene encoding uncharacterized protein pre-mod(mdg4)-X, translating to LFHGFLFKQFFLEICKEIKPRTGIWLNDKYTFIRNRRGGMNLIYKGFLYTAERKYNSTINWICNKNSNTSLRCPARCVTAGENSIKFGHKRHNHEAVTAVKPKRQMI from the coding sequence TTATTTcatggttttttatttaaacaattttttttagaaatatgtaaAGAAATTAAACCACGAACTGGAATTTGGCTGAatgataaatacacatttattcGAAATCGTCGAGGCGGTATGAATTTAATATACAAAGGTTTTCTTTATACAGCTGAACGTAAATATAATTCCACTATAAATTggatttgtaataaaaacagcAATACATCTTTAAGATGTCCAGCTAGATGTGTAACCGCTGGTgaaaattccataaaatttgGCCATAAAAGACATAATCATGAGGCGGTTACTGCTGTTAAACCAAAAAGACAaatgatttaa
- the pre-mod(mdg4)-AE gene encoding uncharacterized protein pre-mod(mdg4)-AE, with protein IAATKCRRPKNYTVINNYRFVISSQSANTYYLKCANFRKSCRARAIIRKDSMKMQIRDGNHNHPKHLPSKTIQIKQEIDDERIYKPKK; from the coding sequence attgCAGCTACAAAATGTAGACGGCCAAAAAATTATACTGTGATAAACAATTATCGTTTTGTAATAAGTTCTCAATCAGCAAATACATACTACTTGAAATGTGCCAATTTTCGTAAATCGTGTCGTGCCCGTGCTATAATACGCAAGGATTCAATGAAAATGCAAATCCGAGATGGTAACCATAATCATCCAAAACACTTACCCTCTAAAACTATACAAATAAAGCAAGAAATTGATGATGAACGCATCTATAAACCTAAAAAATGA